The Macadamia integrifolia cultivar HAES 741 chromosome 3, SCU_Mint_v3, whole genome shotgun sequence genome segment TTTAAAAAGTTAATTAAAATCTCAGAGAATTCAAAATAACAAACAAATTTTATGATTATTGAGATAAATATTTCAAATCTACCATTGTTTTAGGTGTAAACACACGAAATGTAGGAATAGTCCAACTAGAAGGAGACTTAATTTGAATAACAGCAGTGAGGTCTTCCTTAATACGGATGGAATTTCCCTTGTCACCTTGATAGTAATGGGCAGGCAGTGACACTGAGTAGCAATTTCCCAAAATCAAAATGTTATCACCAATACTCTTCATTTGTATCCACTCCCTCTTGCTCTCATCCAATTTGAAAACATCAAACTTGTAATTTTTAAATCCATCTTCTGTCCGCCCAGTGTCAAAGGTGACGAAGATGTCATGGTCATCATTATCGTTATCATCAAGTACTTCCTCAAGAAGCCACCTGAAGTGACATAAAACTAACAATAGTTCACCTAGTAATTCCACCAAATAATAACGATcgcatcttcttccttttcctcgtGGCCTAGGAATGATCTCTGTAATGATTGGAAATTCAGAACTACTAAACTCGAAAGTTATTACAGGTCCATTACTACTAACGGCATAGAATTTCCCCTTGTGATATATAACATCTTGAAAACAATCCCATTGTGTTGCCATACTAATCCACCTATAGCTATATGGTCTTCCTCCTCC includes the following:
- the LOC122074351 gene encoding uncharacterized protein LOC122074351, which translates into the protein MVDDGFDGEIQLFNPVSKRGIQLPSLSTIFLSSYPDHDPHQLTSGCFEPRFIYKSVLSSDPRMTKDYVVVAIVTDKKKLVYYKAGGGRPYSYRWISMATQWDCFQDVIYHKGKFYAVSSNGPVITFEFSSSEFPIITEIIPRPRGKGRRCDRYYLVELLGELLLVLCHFRWLLEEVLDDNDNDDHDIFVTFDTGRTEDGFKNYKFDVFKLDESKREWIQMKSIGDNILILGNCYSVSLPAHYYQGDKGNSIRIKEDLTAVIQIKSPSSWTIPTFRVFTPKTMVDLKYLSQ